The genomic interval GTTTCTACCCAAGATTTCCCTGGTGAGACCAAGAAACTTCACGGCCCTTGACCATTCGTCTTGTCAAAGACTTGGTAGACAACCGAGAAATCTCGACCCTTGCATTCGGCATCTTTGGAAGCCCTTTCATACAGATCAAGAGCCTTGGTAGCCATGGTTTGCTGAAGGTCTATCCTCCGGGCGGCATCTTGAGCAAGTTTCATATCTTTCAACATGAGCTCGATGCCAAACCCGCCTTCGTAGCCACGACTTGCCGGGGCTGTTGGAACTACGCCCGGGACAGGATTGTTGACCTCACTTGCCCAGCACTTTCCAGTGCTAGCATTGATGACATCTGCCAATACCTTGGGGTCAAGACCGAGCTTGACACCCAACAACATAGCCTCCGCCGTACCGATGTTCTGTATCCCCAGCAAAAGGTTGTTGGCCAGCTTGGCGGCGAGACCAGCGGTTTGCGGACCGCAATGAAGCACTCGTTTCCCCATACGAAGCAAAATGGGCTCAAGGCGGCCGACCAGCGACCTGTCAGAGCCCAGCATGAACGTCAATGTGCCAGCTGTGGCGCCGACAACCCCGCCTGACATGGGGGCATCAACAAAGTGACCCTGCCCAGGGAGCTTGTCTTCCACCAATTGGCATACTGTGGACGACGTGTGTGGGTCAATCGTTGACGAGTCAATGAAGAGTCGAGGTTGCGGACGAGGTGGGAGATCCGCAATGTCCTTCAGCAACGCCTCATACGTTGACCGGACATGTTGTGGCTCAGGAAGGCAAGAGATGACGACATCCTAAACGGCGCGCCGTTAGCAACGTTGAACCACAGATTGGGGCGGAGTTGTGAAAACAAGTGTTTTTAGGCTTCTCAGAGGATTGGCTATTGTTTTGATAAAATCATGAATAAGGCCGGCGAACCGGCCCCAACTTAGACTGTTCATGTTTGGAACAAATTCATCATAAAAGcttgtggaggatgtggcAAGAAAAATGGAAGAAAACCTACTGCTTCCTTCGCAGCGTCTGAGACGCTGGTAGACACCTCTGGGGCAGCACCACCGGCTTGTTGCGTCTTCATTTCCTCGACGAGCTTTTCAGCTGCGCTCCGGTTGATATCGTACAGCCGAATAGTGTCGCCTGGTGGAAGTTTGGACTGGAGGTTTCGTGCCATTTGGTATCCCTGAAGAGGAACGGTTAGCTCCAAAAATTCCACGCAAAGACAGGCAGCAAAGTAAAGATACCATCCGCCCAAGCCCAATGAAAGCATAGTTATCCAGTGCCCGCGGTGTGGTGGAAAAGGACCGACGTTGCGACAAAGCCTTCGCGGGTCGCCATACTCTTGCCGTTGACATCTTGCCGAATAGCTATTCAGAATGCAGTTGATCGAAGTCGACGTCAAGAACAATAGAGACGCCCAATATGCTCGGTGTTGGCTCCGGTCGAGCGGCAGCGAGGTTGCCATCCATGGCTGCAGTGAGGGGTGCTGGTGCGGACCGAACAACAAAGCCGACCATTGCCGATCGAGACGCTTGCTGTAGAGCTTCCATGGGTGGTCATCTGGTCAAACAAAGCGGAGGTAGGCCGAGACCGTCGGTTTAGAATAGAAAGAGATCTGTGGAGCGGAAACAGCACGCGCCGTCTCGGCATCCGCACCACATGAAATCAGTGCATTGAGATTGAGTTTGTTGGACTCAACGTCCTCGCGATCGTTTTGTGGTGTGTTTGCAGAGTGGAAAAGGTCAACCGAGAATTTTGGCGTTTTGTGTGCACAGTTTTGCGATAAGCAAAGGCTGGCCCAAGCGCTGCATCGGCGCCGAGTATCTCCGCTCTGGAGTGGTAGGTGGATAAGATGTGGGCAGACAACTGATGATGGGTATGGATGGGCACATGGGATGAGTTCGAAATTTCGAGCAAGCTTTACAAAGTTGACCGCGAAAACTATATAGTAGGTATGAGAGATACTGCCGTAGGGTAGTGCAGCAAGAATCTCATTTTGTGAAGCTCACAGTCAAGTACTACATACATCGctgtgaaaaaaaaaatgcctTCAATTACAATGGGTGTATGAGTACGGTTGTATCGATTTCCTGTCTCCAAAAGGATCCCACGAGACGATACTGCCAGGCCCAACTAAACGAttgtccctcctccctcccatccctaTTTAATCGGCCGTGTTGGAAGACGGCAGAGGCCGCGAAGGGGTATGTATGTGCAAAGAAACAAAGAACGCAACCAAATGTGAGAAAATGTCAGGGAAAGCCTCACTTTCCACATATCCTTGACTGATCCTCCGGAAAACTCCAAGACCCCAATAGCTAATGTGATAGATCCTCCGACTCCGAACAGACCACATCCTCAGCCAACGAAGATATGAGGCCCACCTCATCCAGACAACCGAATTTTGGACAGAGAAAAAAACTTGGAAAAGAGCAACAAGGGAGGATCCTATAGAGCATTGGCAATATAAGGGGTGATCATTGGAAGAAGAGCACTGCAAAAACGTGTTAGCTAGCGTCACTCGGAGCAATCATATCAACCCAAAACTCACCCAATAGCACCCACGGCAACTGTGGCTGTGACACCGAAGAAGGCCCTTCTGCGGATCTTCTGCTTTCTAATCTCCGCCTCGGTCTTGACCTTCTTCGCTTGACGAGACTCTGGAGCGTCTTCGTCCtggtcatcttcatcctcagcGATGTCGTCGGCCTTGCGCTTCGACTTGGTAGGCTCGACAGCAGCCTCGTTATCAACCGCTTTGGTAGCAGCCTCCACCATAGCCCGGGCCTCAGCGACCAtcttggcagcctcctccgaAGAGGGAAGCTTACCACCGAAAATGGGAACCTCAACGTCAACCTTGGTGTGCTTGACCTCTTCGCCATCGGCATCCACCTTGACATCCTGATCAACATGAACCTTGATCTTGGGCTCCTCGGTCGTATTCAGGACAGCGCCCGAGTCTTGCTCGACAGCCTCAACCTtcacctcgccctccttgacctcctcaaccttggccACGGTTGTAACTGGGGCAGAAACACTGGTGGTCTGGAATATctcgtcatcgccgccaccgccgttCACAAGAGTTGCCTGGGAGTCGGCAGGCTGGGATTCAACTACACTAGGGACAGGGGGCTTCGATccagcccttcttctcctgggGGTCGCAATAGGGCGCCTGGTGGAGGGTGGCGCCGTCTTCGCTGGGCTGGCCGAGCGAC from Podospora pseudoanserina strain CBS 124.78 chromosome 6, whole genome shotgun sequence carries:
- a CDS encoding hypothetical protein (EggNog:ENOG503NXN5; COG:E); translated protein: MSTARVWRPAKALSQRRSFSTTPRALDNYAFIGLGRMGYQMARNLQSKLPPGDTIRLYDINRSAAEKLVEEMKTQQAGGAAPEVSTSVSDAAKEADVVISCLPEPQHVRSTYEALLKDIADLPPRPQPRLFIDSSTIDPHTSSTVCQLVEDKLPGQGHFVDAPMSGGVVGATAGTLTFMLGSDRSLVGRLEPILLRMGKRVLHCGPQTAGLAAKLANNLLLGIQNIGTAEAMLLGVKLGLDPKVLADVINASTGKCWASEVNNPVPGVVPTAPASRGYEGGFGIELMLKDMKLAQDAARRIDLQQTMATKALDLYERASKDAECKGRDFSVVYQVFDKTNGQGP
- a CDS encoding hypothetical protein (EggNog:ENOG503NY13; COG:S); its protein translation is MATHRHLPQRYNQFMIDDVPPHNELVSRRRLGRTRLSPKVAAFTHNDANDPLLDDTFDYAHLRAPLPKGIVSPIWGLNKSSPSSYFLMRRSRDGFVSATGMFKASFPYANLEEEEAERRYIKSQPTTSANETAGNVWIPPQQALDLAVEYKILPWIRALLDPSEIAVNPSSEGPKAPPAFHGLTQYPLPPPTPSRLRRSSRSASPAKTAPPSTRRPIATPRRRRAGSKPPVPSVVESQPADSQATLVNGGGGDDEIFQTTSVSAPVTTVAKVEEVKEGEVKVEAVEQDSGAVLNTTEEPKIKVHVDQDVKVDADGEEVKHTKVDVEVPIFGGKLPSSEEAAKMVAEARAMVEAATKAVDNEAAVEPTKSKRKADDIAEDEDDQDEDAPESRQAKKVKTEAEIRKQKIRRRAFFGVTATVAVGAIGALLPMITPYIANAL